A stretch of DNA from Sandaracinaceae bacterium:
CGGCAGCGCGATGGCCACCGTGCCGGCGCCTTTGAGGATGGTGCGTCGGGTCGAGCGCTTCATTCGGCTGCCTCCGGGACTGCGTAGGTACGGAACACGTCATGACGCACGATGGCGTCGACGAGGCTGCGGTAGTCGCCGCCGCCGGCGACGAGCTCGAGGGCGAGGTCGCGGGCCGCCGCGCGCTGGCGGTCGCCGAGCTGCGTGCCCATCGCGTGCTCGACGTGCCGCCGCGCGAAGCACATCTGCACCTCGGGGTTCGCGGCGAGGGCGTGGGCGTACTCGTCGAGGTCCGCGTAGGCCTCGTTGAGCCCGCTCGTCGTGTACTGGCCGGGGATCCAGCCGTCGGTGCGCATCACGTTGCCGTGGTCGTCTTCGGTGCGGAAGCCGCCGCGGTAGTCCAGCTGCTCGAAGCCGTAGGCCAGCGGATCGAAGGTGGCGTGACAGGTCGCGCACTCCTCCCGCTCGAGCCGCGTCTCCGCGATCAGCCGGTCCGACGCGTCCTCGGGCAGCTCCTCGAGGAAGCCATCGATGATCGTCTGGAGATCGGCCGGCGGGCTCGGGGCGTCGCGGCAGAACATCTGGTCGAGCAGGAAGAGCCCGCGCGCCACGATCTCGCCGCCGTCGGCGTTGGTCATGCCCGCGACGATGCCCGGCTGCGTGAGCAGACCGACGCGCCCCTCGAGCTCGCTCGTGTCGTAGAACTGGACCCCGTCACCCAGCGAGCCGAGGGCCCAGCGCTCCGCGAGCGCGGGCGTCAGCGCCGCCTCCTGGCTGGTCAGCAGCGAGAGCAGCGGCGCGTCGCTCTCCCAGATGTGGCGCTGGTAGAAGGCGACCGTGGCCTCGATGAGCTCGGGCTTGAGCCCGTCGCCGTTGGGCAGGGTCGCGAGCCGCGCCCAGTCGTAGATGAAGCGCGCGGTGCTGCGTCGGGCGCGGGGGTCTTCGAGCATGCGCGCCGCCTGGGCGGCGACCCCGTCGGGCGCGTCCAGCTCGCCGTCACGCGCCGCGCGGAGCAGCTCCTCGTCCGGAGCCGAGAGCCAGAGGAAGTAGGACAGCCGGCTCGCCATCGCGTGGCCGCGGACCACCCGCTCGTCGGCGTTCTCGTCGAGGTAGAGGTAGAGGAACTGCGGCGACTGGAGCATCCCCTCGACCACCGCGCGCGCGGCCTCCTCGAACGACGCGCCCTCGGCGCGGATGGCCGCGAAGAGCGCCACGAAGTCGTCTCGCTCGCTCGCCGTGACGGGGCGCCGGAAGATCTGCGCCCCCGCCGCGTCGACGAAGCCCGCCTCACAGCCCGCGTCGCGGCAGCTCGCGTGCGCGTCGACGAACGCGCCGAAGTCCATCTCCTCCGTGATGAAGGTGGCCAGCTCGCTGAACGCCCGGACGTGATCCGGGAGCGTGGCCTGCCCCTGCCCCGTGTTGACGAAGCCGCCCACCGGGAGGTCGTCGGGCAGCCCCGCCGCCTCCGCCGCGGGCACCGTCACCCCGAGCGCGTCCTCCACGGTGTTGAGGTACTCCTCGCGGGTCAGGCGGCGCGCGAGCGGCGAGACGGGCTCGAAGGGGAGCACCTCGACCTCGCGCGTGCCCTGCCCGGGGCGGAGCGGCTGCGCGTCGTCGAGCTGCCCCGTGCAGCCGGTCAGCAGCGCGATGGCGAGCAGCGCCCTCATCGGACTCTCCGGCGCATCAGGGGGACGAGCGCCAGGAGGAGGAAGGCGAGCGGGAGCGGCGTCCGGGAGGGCGAGATGGCGCAGCCTCCCATCAGCTCCGCGCGGCCGCCGCCGTCGACTCGCCCGGCGCCCGCGTCGGCCCCGGGCCTCGACGCGTCCTCCATTCCGAGCACACCCGCGTCGGTCTCCGGGATCCCCGCGTCGTCCCCGCTGGCCACGCCCGCGTCCTCTTCGGCGGCGACCCCCGCGTCCTCCTCGACCGGCGGCGCGCTGAAGAGCGTCTCGCCGAGCCCCTCGCCGTCGCTGCGGCTGCCGCGGGCGCGGTCGTAGAAGAGGATCCGGTCGATGCGGAACATCTGCGAGCGGCCCTGGACGACCAGCGTGTAGTCGCCCGCCGGCAGCTCCCAGTCCGCGTCGTGCTTGCCCCCGGCGATGTCCAGCGAGCGGTCCCCCGTCCACGCCCAGCGGCGATCCGCGCCGCCGTAGAGCTTGATGGGCTGCCCCTCGGTGCGGCTCGGCTGCGCGGCGAAGGGCACGTAGGCCCCGCTCGCGTCCTCCACGTGCACGAAGGCGTCGTTCGAGATGTCGGTGCGGATGCACTGGTTCGAGCCCGGGCAGCTGTTGCC
This window harbors:
- a CDS encoding DUF1592 domain-containing protein, producing the protein MRALLAIALLTGCTGQLDDAQPLRPGQGTREVEVLPFEPVSPLARRLTREEYLNTVEDALGVTVPAAEAAGLPDDLPVGGFVNTGQGQATLPDHVRAFSELATFITEEMDFGAFVDAHASCRDAGCEAGFVDAAGAQIFRRPVTASERDDFVALFAAIRAEGASFEEAARAVVEGMLQSPQFLYLYLDENADERVVRGHAMASRLSYFLWLSAPDEELLRAARDGELDAPDGVAAQAARMLEDPRARRSTARFIYDWARLATLPNGDGLKPELIEATVAFYQRHIWESDAPLLSLLTSQEAALTPALAERWALGSLGDGVQFYDTSELEGRVGLLTQPGIVAGMTNADGGEIVARGLFLLDQMFCRDAPSPPADLQTIIDGFLEELPEDASDRLIAETRLEREECATCHATFDPLAYGFEQLDYRGGFRTEDDHGNVMRTDGWIPGQYTTSGLNEAYADLDEYAHALAANPEVQMCFARRHVEHAMGTQLGDRQRAAARDLALELVAGGGDYRSLVDAIVRHDVFRTYAVPEAAE